The Synergistaceae bacterium DZ-S4 genome includes a region encoding these proteins:
- the rplP gene encoding 50S ribosomal protein L16 — MLSPKRVKYRKPHLTPLRGYAKGATKVDFGEFGLQACENGWITARQIEAVRVAISRKMKKGGKIWIRIFPDRPVTEKPLETRMGKGKGNVEYWTAAVKRGRVMFEIAGVPRETAEEAFRTASFKLPIKVKMLAREGAGE, encoded by the coding sequence ATGCTTTCTCCGAAAAGAGTCAAGTACCGCAAGCCTCACCTTACACCCCTCCGCGGATATGCAAAGGGAGCAACGAAGGTGGATTTCGGCGAATTTGGGCTTCAGGCGTGTGAGAACGGCTGGATCACCGCCCGTCAGATCGAGGCTGTCCGTGTTGCGATCAGCCGCAAGATGAAAAAAGGCGGAAAGATATGGATCAGGATCTTCCCCGATCGCCCGGTAACGGAAAAGCCTCTTGAAACACGTATGGGTAAGGGTAAGGGAAACGTCGAATACTGGACCGCTGCAGTAAAGCGCGGCCGTGTGATGTTTGAAATAGCAGGTGTGCCCCGTGAGACAGCCGAAGAGGCTTTCCGCACGGCATCCTTCAAACTGCCCATCAAGGTAAAAATGTTAGC
- the rplB gene encoding 50S ribosomal protein L2: MGIKKFRPTTPSRRHMATPDYSEITKAKPERSLVVTLSEKSGRNNNGRITMRHRGGRGRIKYRIIDFKRDKQGVPGKVVSIEYDPNRSARIALISYLDGEKRYIIAPVGLAVGDSVVAGKDSDIRPGNALKLRDIPVGTVIHNVELEPGRGGVLVRSAGASAQLMAKEGKYAFVRMPSGELRLVLLECMATVGQVGNEEHENVIYGKAGRTRWLGIRPHVRGMIMNPVDHPMGGGEGKSKSHKHPVSPWGTPAKGYRTRKRKSSDKFIVRRRKK, from the coding sequence ATGGGTATAAAGAAATTTCGTCCCACCACACCCAGCCGCCGCCACATGGCAACGCCTGACTATTCTGAAATCACGAAGGCAAAGCCGGAGCGGAGCCTGGTTGTAACGTTAAGCGAGAAATCGGGACGCAATAACAACGGACGCATTACGATGCGTCACCGCGGCGGCCGCGGAAGGATCAAGTATCGTATCATCGATTTCAAAAGGGACAAGCAGGGAGTACCCGGAAAAGTCGTCTCGATCGAGTACGATCCCAACCGTTCAGCCCGCATTGCGCTGATCTCTTATCTTGACGGAGAGAAACGCTATATTATCGCTCCTGTGGGACTTGCCGTAGGCGACAGCGTAGTCGCCGGCAAGGATTCCGACATTCGTCCCGGAAACGCGCTCAAACTTAGGGACATCCCCGTTGGTACGGTGATACACAACGTGGAACTTGAACCGGGGCGCGGCGGAGTACTCGTTCGTTCGGCAGGAGCATCAGCACAGCTTATGGCCAAAGAAGGCAAATATGCCTTTGTCCGTATGCCAAGCGGAGAACTGCGGCTAGTACTTCTTGAGTGCATGGCCACAGTAGGTCAGGTCGGAAACGAAGAGCATGAAAATGTGATTTACGGAAAAGCCGGAAGAACTCGTTGGCTTGGGATCCGTCCGCACGTTCGCGGCATGATCATGAACCCGGTAGATCATCCGATGGGCGGCGGAGAAGGAAAGAGCAAGTCACACAAGCATCCGGTATCCCCGTGGGGTACGCCGGCGAAGGGCTACCGCACCCGCAAGCGTAAGTCTTCGGACAAGTTCATTGTCCGCCGCCGTAAGAAGTAA
- the rpsC gene encoding 30S ribosomal protein S3, with product MGQKVHPVGYRIGVIYDWESRWYADGKKYAKYLHNDLELREWIRKRWDKAGVSRVEIERIGNVMRFTVWTARPGVVIGKQGAEIQAVREELQAKTGSRVMINIQEIKNPDAEAQVVAEGVAASLERRISFRRAMKQSIFRSMKSGAKGIKIQCAGRLGGAEIARTEWYLEGQLPLSTLRADIDYGFAEAHTIYGVIGIKVWIYKGEVMERKPVMEAVPAHQERG from the coding sequence GTGGGTCAGAAAGTTCACCCGGTAGGTTACAGGATTGGTGTCATCTACGATTGGGAATCCCGCTGGTACGCAGACGGAAAAAAATATGCCAAATACCTGCACAATGACCTCGAACTGAGGGAATGGATCAGGAAACGCTGGGATAAAGCAGGCGTAAGCCGTGTGGAGATCGAGCGTATTGGAAACGTCATGCGTTTTACAGTTTGGACCGCCCGGCCTGGTGTAGTTATCGGCAAGCAGGGTGCAGAGATACAGGCAGTTCGTGAGGAGCTCCAGGCTAAGACCGGAAGCCGGGTAATGATCAACATCCAGGAGATCAAGAACCCTGATGCGGAAGCACAGGTAGTGGCAGAGGGAGTCGCTGCGTCACTTGAGCGCAGGATCAGCTTCCGCCGCGCAATGAAACAGTCTATCTTCCGCTCGATGAAATCGGGCGCAAAAGGAATCAAGATCCAGTGCGCAGGCCGTCTCGGCGGAGCTGAGATCGCTCGCACGGAATGGTATCTTGAAGGACAGCTGCCGCTTTCGACACTCAGGGCGGACATCGACTACGGTTTCGCCGAAGCTCATACGATCTACGGCGTCATCGGCATCAAAGTCTGGATCTACAAAGGCGAAGTAATGGAGCGCAAACCTGTAATGGAAGCCGTTCCTGCTCATCAGGAGAGGGGGTAA
- the rpsS gene encoding 30S ribosomal protein S19, translating to MARSLKKGPYVDPKLLRRIEDMNESGKKLVIKSWSRRSSVTPEMVGHTIAVHNGRIHVPVYISDNMIGHKLGEFAPTRKFGGHAGQERSTKVKK from the coding sequence ATGGCTCGTTCACTTAAAAAGGGACCCTACGTAGATCCGAAACTTCTGCGTAGGATCGAGGACATGAACGAATCGGGGAAAAAGCTCGTTATCAAAAGCTGGTCACGCCGTTCAAGCGTTACTCCCGAAATGGTCGGTCATACGATAGCGGTACACAACGGCCGCATTCATGTACCTGTTTACATAAGCGACAATATGATTGGGCACAAGCTCGGCGAATTCGCACCGACCCGTAAGTTCGGCGGTCACGCCGGACAGGAACGCTCCACGAAAGTCAAGAAGTAG
- the rplW gene encoding 50S ribosomal protein L23, which yields MNAVAHDIIVRPIITEKTSRLMELGQYTFEVLPKANKIEIRKAVEEVFKVKVVRVNTIQVRSKPKRMGAFLGRSRSWKKAVVTLAKGEKIAFFEGASA from the coding sequence ATGAACGCAGTAGCACATGATATTATTGTCCGCCCGATAATCACAGAAAAGACAAGCCGGTTGATGGAACTTGGACAGTACACATTTGAAGTGCTTCCCAAAGCGAACAAGATCGAGATACGCAAGGCTGTCGAGGAAGTTTTCAAAGTCAAAGTCGTAAGAGTAAATACGATCCAGGTCCGTTCCAAACCGAAGCGGATGGGTGCCTTTTTGGGTCGTTCACGTTCCTGGAAGAAAGCGGTAGTTACACTTGCAAAAGGCGAAAAGATCGCATTCTTCGAGGGCGCAAGCGCCTAG
- the rplV gene encoding 50S ribosomal protein L22, which produces MEVKATAQQVRISATKVRQVLALIRGKKASDALLVLKYTPNKGARVAEKVLKSAIANAEHNYGLDMDKLVVKEVMADQGSYMKRFRPVSMGRAHAFRHHTCHVSVVVCEK; this is translated from the coding sequence ATGGAAGTCAAGGCAACAGCCCAGCAGGTCCGTATATCAGCTACCAAAGTACGCCAGGTACTTGCTCTCATCAGGGGCAAAAAAGCTTCTGACGCTTTGCTGGTCCTTAAGTACACTCCCAACAAGGGGGCACGTGTAGCAGAAAAAGTCCTTAAGAGTGCGATAGCAAACGCTGAACACAATTACGGACTTGATATGGACAAACTCGTAGTTAAGGAAGTAATGGCGGATCAGGGAAGTTACATGAAGCGCTTCCGTCCTGTTTCAATGGGACGCGCGCATGCTTTCAGACACCATACGTGCCACGTTTCAGTGGTCGTATGTGAGAAATAA